Genomic window (Spirochaetota bacterium):
TGAGGTGATAGCTCTATGGCTCTGTCTATATATTTTTTTGCTGCAATGTAATCGCCGCTTTTATAGGCATATTTTGCCATAAGGTAATTTAAGCGATGAAATTGCGTATCTATCTTTGATGCTTTTTTTAAAACATGAAATGCTTCATTATAGCGTTGCTTTTTTGCATAATAGTGTGCAAGGTCAATATACGCTCCAATAAAGTTTGGATTGAGCTTTATTGACTTTTTTATAAGCTCAATAGCTTTGTCATAGAATCCCTGTGATGCCCACTGTAGCGCCATTTCATACAGGTCTTCAGACTCAATGTCATCGTAATACTTTGGCATATAATTTGTTGGTAAAATTTAGTTAAAATTTTTTATTTTTGAAACTCCACAGGTACAGCTGATGTAATGTCAATTGTAAAATTGTAAAAATTGTTTGAAAATGCTGTAATTTTAAGGCGATAGCTCCCTTTATTAAGCCTTTTGAGTGGATCATTTGTGTCATTGCAAACGTTTATATTGCTTTGAAATCGCCAGTTTATGTCAAAATTTTTTGCTAGCTCAGTGTAAACAGGCTTTGGAGGTTTTTTTGGAAAATGCGACACATCAACAAATGATTCAAGTATAAAGCCGCAACGCACCCTTTTTCCATTTTTATCCTGGGCAATAACAGTTATATCTAGACACTGAGTGTTTTGAATCAATTCAAAATATACTTCATAGGTTGGTGTTTTATCGATAAGATCTTTGCTTTTTGGCAGTGTTAACGTATCAGCTGAAAAAGAATATACCTGTGATTTTTGTTGATTATTGGAGACAGTAGAGCATGAAGAAACTAATGAGATAATAAATAAAATGATAATACTATAATAAAAAGATTTTTTCATGACTAATTTCCAATATTACAATTGATTAAGATAATATACAGTTGTTGTTTTTAGTTTTCAATAGAAAAATGATTATTGATGTAAGCAAGATTCCGGATCAAGTCCGGAATGACGCCACAGTAAGTCATGCTGAACTTGTTTCAGCATCTGAATACAAGCA
Coding sequences:
- a CDS encoding tetratricopeptide repeat protein, with amino-acid sequence MPKYYDDIESEDLYEMALQWASQGFYDKAIELIKKSIKLNPNFIGAYIDLAHYYAKKQRYNEAFHVLKKASKIDTQFHRLNYLMAKYAYKSGDYIAAKKYIDRAIELSPQKLYIKAKAVITKK